A single window of Thermococcus sp. DNA harbors:
- a CDS encoding Nre family DNA repair protein, whose translation MSAPPFNSKLCAVCKGRKLLCGRPTCPILERFRVARTVEQRLNKRHLFGSSPPSIFVGEYGYPKVRIGPLVPPVEGDTSYLDNPLKWEDKTIRDILYYRSLLVMGETKADVHVRRSGRILGEVQELAMSVKPVDSEILLKRKPILKVLPSEFAPPIGPKAELLDFELTENPKIPRRTDYVVSDELKAEAAIMRLYNWGFDEYYIIRLLSAGLLGLDKRLVPTRWSITAVQDTIGKNLRREILRYPEINDYEVYFYRFLGNRYAVLLMPETYAFELLEVWLRGSLFGASEPSVIHDYEDFRGRKEYVKETAGAYHAARLSVLEALRERRRQARAVVFREVTPEYYAPVGVWQIRLGVKKAMGNLIGRFETLNEALDAIRRRLEHPFEKYLERSYILGHLARQKTLDQWLGRNIYRLDKERAGG comes from the coding sequence ATGAGTGCCCCACCCTTTAACTCGAAACTCTGTGCAGTATGCAAGGGCAGAAAGCTCCTCTGCGGGAGGCCTACCTGCCCGATTCTTGAGAGGTTCAGGGTAGCCCGCACCGTTGAGCAGAGACTGAACAAGCGCCACCTCTTTGGCTCTTCTCCCCCCAGCATCTTCGTCGGCGAGTACGGTTATCCCAAGGTCAGGATAGGCCCTCTCGTGCCCCCTGTTGAGGGGGACACGAGCTATCTTGACAACCCTCTCAAGTGGGAGGACAAGACGATAAGGGACATACTCTACTACCGGTCGCTCCTCGTCATGGGCGAGACCAAAGCCGACGTCCACGTGAGGAGGAGCGGCCGGATTTTGGGTGAGGTTCAGGAGCTGGCGATGAGCGTTAAGCCCGTTGACAGCGAGATACTCCTCAAGAGGAAGCCCATCCTCAAAGTCCTCCCAAGCGAGTTCGCCCCACCAATAGGGCCTAAGGCGGAGCTGCTCGATTTCGAGCTGACCGAGAATCCGAAAATTCCCCGCAGAACCGACTACGTGGTAAGCGACGAGCTGAAGGCGGAAGCGGCCATAATGCGTCTCTACAACTGGGGCTTCGATGAGTACTACATCATAAGGCTCCTCTCAGCGGGGCTTCTCGGCCTTGATAAGAGGCTCGTCCCAACGAGGTGGAGCATAACGGCCGTGCAGGACACCATAGGCAAGAATCTGAGGCGCGAGATTCTCCGCTACCCGGAGATAAACGACTACGAGGTCTACTTCTATCGCTTCCTCGGCAACCGCTACGCCGTCCTGCTGATGCCCGAAACTTACGCCTTCGAGCTACTTGAGGTGTGGTTGAGGGGTTCCCTCTTCGGGGCTAGTGAACCGAGCGTAATCCACGACTACGAGGACTTCCGGGGAAGGAAGGAATATGTAAAGGAAACCGCCGGCGCTTATCATGCGGCAAGGCTGAGCGTCCTCGAAGCGCTGAGGGAGAGAAGGAGGCAAGCTAGAGCGGTCGTGTTCAGAGAGGTCACCCCTGAGTACTACGCCCCCGTCGGGGTGTGGCAGATAAGGCTGGGGGTTAAGAAGGCCATGGGTAACCTCATAGGCCGCTTCGAGACCCTCAACGAGGCACTTGATGCCATAAGGAGGCGCCTCGAACATCCGTTTGAGAAGTACCTTGAGAGGAGCTACATCCTTGGCCATCTTGCGAGGCAGAAGACCCTCGACCAGTGGCTCGGAAGGAATATATACCGCCTTGATAAAGAAAGGGCAGGTGGATGA
- a CDS encoding MoaD/ThiS family protein, with product MIRVKVLGRGIEKEIEWQKGMRVADVLREVGFNTESAIAKLNGRVALEDENVKDGDYVEVIPVVSGG from the coding sequence ATGATCAGGGTAAAGGTCCTTGGAAGGGGAATAGAGAAGGAAATCGAGTGGCAGAAGGGCATGAGAGTCGCAGACGTTCTCCGTGAGGTCGGATTCAACACCGAAAGCGCTATAGCAAAGCTCAACGGAAGGGTAGCACTTGAAGACGAGAACGTGAAGGACGGCGACTATGTTGAGGTTATTCCGGTCGTTTCCGGCGGCTGA
- a CDS encoding pyridoxal phosphate-dependent aminotransferase: MIRASERAMGIEYAIRDVVLPARELEKKGIKVIRLNIGDPGKFDFQPPKHMRDAYCKAIQDGHNYYGPSEGIPELREAIVERERKKNGVDITPDDVRVTAAVTEALQFIFGALLNPGDNILVPSPSYPPYTGLVRFYGGIANEYLTVEENGWQPDIDDMRKKIDERTKAIAVINPNNPTGALYERKTIKEILDLAGEYDLPVISDEIYDLMTYEGKHVSPGSLTKDVPVIVMNGMSKVYFATGWRLGYFYYVDPEDKLAEVKEAIDKMARIRLCPNTPAQFAAIAGLTGPMDYLEEYMAKLKERRDYIYKRLSEIPGISTTKPQGAFYIFPRIEERSKWKSDKDFVLDALHEAHVLFVHGSGFGYAGEWHFRAVFLPPVEILEEAMNNFEAFMRRRLSE; the protein is encoded by the coding sequence ATGATTCGTGCATCCGAAAGGGCCATGGGCATCGAATACGCCATAAGGGACGTTGTTCTCCCGGCGAGGGAGCTTGAAAAGAAGGGGATAAAGGTCATCAGGCTCAACATTGGCGACCCCGGAAAGTTCGACTTTCAGCCGCCGAAGCACATGAGGGACGCCTACTGTAAGGCCATCCAGGATGGGCACAACTACTACGGACCGAGCGAGGGAATCCCCGAGCTGAGGGAGGCAATAGTGGAGCGTGAGAGAAAGAAGAACGGCGTTGATATAACCCCCGACGATGTCCGCGTTACCGCGGCTGTTACCGAGGCGTTGCAGTTCATATTCGGCGCCCTCCTCAACCCCGGCGACAACATCCTTGTCCCGAGTCCCAGCTATCCGCCATACACCGGCCTGGTCAGGTTCTACGGTGGCATTGCCAATGAGTACCTTACCGTAGAGGAGAACGGCTGGCAGCCGGATATCGATGACATGAGGAAGAAAATAGACGAGAGGACGAAGGCCATAGCGGTCATCAACCCGAACAACCCAACCGGAGCGCTCTACGAGAGGAAGACGATTAAGGAGATACTCGACCTTGCCGGTGAGTACGACCTGCCCGTGATAAGCGACGAGATATACGACCTCATGACCTACGAAGGAAAACACGTCTCTCCGGGCTCCCTCACGAAGGACGTTCCTGTTATCGTTATGAACGGCATGTCAAAGGTTTACTTTGCCACAGGCTGGCGCCTCGGCTACTTCTACTACGTTGACCCCGAAGACAAGCTCGCCGAGGTGAAGGAGGCAATAGACAAGATGGCGAGGATAAGACTCTGCCCGAACACCCCTGCCCAGTTCGCGGCAATAGCCGGTCTCACAGGTCCGATGGATTACCTTGAGGAGTACATGGCCAAACTAAAGGAGAGGAGGGACTACATCTACAAGCGCCTAAGTGAGATTCCAGGGATAAGCACCACCAAGCCCCAGGGAGCATTCTACATCTTCCCGAGGATAGAGGAGCGCTCCAAGTGGAAGAGCGACAAGGACTTCGTTCTGGATGCCCTACATGAGGCCCACGTGCTCTTTGTCCACGGCTCCGGCTTTGGCTACGCCGGCGAGTGGCACTTCAGGGCGGTCTTCCTGCCCCCAGTTGAGATTTTGGAGGAGGCCATGAACAATTTCGAGGCATTTATGAGGAGGAGGCTTTCTGAGTGA
- a CDS encoding lysine exporter LysO family protein, giving the protein MRFLIYVLLALTAGILTGHFYAPEFGNLYEIMLYLLILIIGIDLGQSFRLKEIKKLGRLAIKLPLGTLLGSLLGGLVASLLLGIELKWGLAIAAGCGWYSLTGPLIAQYSAVYGTLGFLANLTREIFTVLLYPVAIGKMRKELAVSMGGATTMDTTLPIMTKFGGSEVALIAFVHGFVLTALVPFVVPFILQF; this is encoded by the coding sequence ATGAGGTTTCTGATTTACGTCCTGCTCGCTCTGACTGCGGGCATACTCACGGGGCACTTCTATGCCCCCGAATTCGGCAATCTCTATGAAATCATGCTCTACCTGCTGATACTTATAATAGGAATTGACCTCGGTCAGAGCTTTCGCCTGAAGGAGATTAAGAAGCTCGGAAGGCTGGCCATAAAACTGCCCCTAGGCACCCTCCTGGGCTCACTCCTGGGCGGCCTCGTTGCTTCCCTGCTCCTGGGAATAGAGCTCAAGTGGGGGCTGGCAATAGCGGCCGGCTGCGGCTGGTACAGCCTCACCGGGCCTTTGATAGCTCAGTATTCAGCCGTCTACGGCACCCTCGGCTTCCTTGCCAACCTGACAAGGGAGATATTCACCGTCCTCCTCTACCCCGTCGCTATTGGAAAAATGCGGAAGGAGCTGGCGGTCTCCATGGGCGGCGCCACAACCATGGACACGACGCTCCCGATTATGACGAAGTTCGGGGGCAGCGAGGTTGCGCTGATAGCCTTCGTTCACGGCTTCGTGCTCACGGCACTTGTACCGTTTGTGGTTCCATTCATACTACAGTTCTGA
- a CDS encoding HTH domain-containing protein, with the protein MAEVELVFKVLKEAGKPLKSKEIAELAGIDKKEVDKAIKILKKEGKIISPKRCYYAPAE; encoded by the coding sequence ATGGCTGAGGTTGAACTCGTTTTCAAGGTTCTGAAGGAGGCCGGAAAGCCCCTCAAGAGCAAGGAAATAGCCGAACTCGCTGGAATCGACAAGAAAGAGGTTGATAAGGCTATCAAGATCCTCAAAAAGGAGGGCAAAATCATCTCGCCGAAACGCTGCTACTATGCCCCTGCGGAGTGA